A genome region from Crossiella equi includes the following:
- a CDS encoding SAM-dependent methyltransferase: MRQEHGWVPDGVDLSKPSAARVYDYYLGGSHNFAVDREMARVAIEDWPDLPRIMQANRAFLRRAVKFCVQVGIRQFLDIGSGIPTVGNVHEVAQELVPDCRVVYVDIDPVAVAHSRIMLGGNDFSEIVQADLRQPDRVLDAPEVRALLDLTQPVAVMMVAVLHFVPDADDPAGLVRGYLDAVAPGSHLVLSHACTDGMAEQAEFHQKLYRRAGSALTMRTRDQVAGLLAGTELVSPGLVRLPLWRPDPAAPPEGDPTVFAGFAAVGQKV; this comes from the coding sequence GTGCGCCAGGAGCACGGGTGGGTGCCGGACGGGGTCGACCTGTCCAAGCCGAGCGCGGCCCGGGTCTACGACTACTACCTGGGCGGTTCGCACAACTTCGCCGTCGACCGGGAGATGGCCAGGGTCGCGATCGAGGACTGGCCGGACCTGCCCAGGATCATGCAGGCGAACCGGGCGTTCCTCCGGCGCGCGGTGAAGTTCTGCGTACAAGTGGGCATCCGCCAGTTTCTGGACATCGGCTCCGGAATACCCACCGTGGGCAATGTGCACGAGGTGGCCCAGGAACTCGTGCCCGACTGCCGGGTGGTCTATGTCGATATTGACCCGGTGGCCGTGGCGCACAGCCGAATCATGCTCGGTGGTAACGATTTCTCGGAGATCGTCCAGGCGGACTTGAGACAACCCGATCGGGTGCTGGACGCGCCCGAGGTTCGTGCGCTGCTGGATTTGACCCAGCCGGTGGCGGTCATGATGGTCGCGGTGCTGCACTTCGTGCCCGACGCCGACGATCCGGCCGGTCTGGTCCGCGGCTACCTGGACGCGGTCGCGCCGGGCAGCCACCTGGTGCTCTCCCATGCGTGCACGGACGGGATGGCCGAGCAGGCGGAGTTCCACCAGAAGCTCTACCGCCGGGCGGGCAGTGCGTTGACCATGCGCACCCGTGACCAGGTGGCGGGCCTGCTGGCGGGTACCGAGCTGGTCAGTCCGGGCCTGGTGCGGCTGCCCCTGTGGCGACCGGATCCGGCCGCGCCGCCCGAGGGCGATCCGACGGTCTTCGCCGGGTTCGCGGCGGTCGGCCAGAAGGTCTAG
- a CDS encoding PPE domain-containing protein, with amino-acid sequence MTQPQNGEYRQVESQTDPAEQDSFRRGVFGGVDNDRDAVAAQERELRQGLKMGDDRALNQCGNWAAFEHQALYDQITNGNEPAVAYEQAALWTELGNDMAKSSQEMDQLIKATQHGWVGDGAEAARESTLRLAKWGGDAAQTSQYMGNRTNDLGLLAEDAKSRMPEPVKYDEKQMMLEGLKSGGLFGLAKAAVHDIPAKRAEADNAHENAIRVMQNNEAGSRHVDETTPVFTPPPEVKGPGPGPNPPIIIEERRPPEPPPKVQPPHIQQPPPKVTPPVVTPIPVPVRPTPPPVTPPRTIKPPVGKPPVVPPGCVGIDAGKPPPGVGKTDPTRVGGKPPVLPGQTGNLPPGQAGLSRTPGGIAPGGILGALTGDSKPPAGRTGFGPGGVAGAAPGASGATGVGTGAGANAAAAGARGPAGAPGLGGGPMGAGGKKEEDKEHKRADYLQETEDVWGDGSRVAPPVIGE; translated from the coding sequence ATGACCCAGCCGCAGAACGGCGAGTACCGCCAAGTCGAGTCACAGACCGACCCGGCGGAGCAGGACAGCTTCCGCCGCGGGGTGTTCGGGGGGGTCGACAACGACCGCGATGCCGTGGCCGCCCAGGAGCGGGAACTGCGGCAGGGTCTCAAGATGGGCGATGACCGCGCCCTCAACCAGTGCGGGAACTGGGCCGCCTTCGAGCACCAGGCGCTCTACGACCAGATCACCAACGGCAACGAGCCCGCGGTGGCCTACGAGCAGGCCGCGTTGTGGACCGAGCTGGGCAACGACATGGCCAAGTCCTCGCAGGAGATGGACCAGCTGATCAAGGCCACCCAGCATGGCTGGGTCGGGGACGGGGCCGAGGCCGCCCGCGAGTCCACGCTCCGGCTGGCCAAGTGGGGTGGTGACGCCGCGCAGACCAGCCAGTACATGGGCAACCGCACCAATGACCTCGGGCTCCTCGCCGAGGATGCCAAGAGCCGGATGCCCGAGCCGGTCAAGTACGACGAGAAGCAGATGATGCTCGAGGGGCTCAAGTCCGGCGGGCTGTTCGGGCTGGCCAAGGCCGCTGTGCACGACATCCCGGCCAAGCGGGCCGAGGCGGACAACGCCCACGAGAACGCCATCCGGGTGATGCAGAACAACGAGGCCGGGTCGCGGCACGTGGATGAGACCACGCCCGTGTTCACGCCGCCGCCCGAGGTGAAGGGGCCTGGGCCCGGGCCGAACCCGCCGATCATCATCGAGGAGCGGCGGCCGCCCGAGCCGCCGCCCAAGGTGCAGCCGCCGCACATCCAGCAGCCGCCGCCCAAGGTGACGCCGCCCGTGGTGACGCCCATTCCCGTGCCGGTGCGGCCCACGCCGCCGCCGGTGACACCGCCGCGGACCATCAAGCCGCCCGTGGGCAAGCCGCCTGTGGTGCCGCCCGGGTGTGTGGGCATCGACGCGGGCAAGCCGCCGCCCGGGGTCGGCAAGACCGATCCCACCCGGGTCGGGGGGAAGCCGCCCGTGTTGCCCGGGCAGACCGGGAACCTGCCGCCCGGGCAGGCCGGGCTCAGCCGTACGCCCGGGGGGATCGCGCCCGGCGGGATCCTCGGGGCGCTCACCGGGGACAGCAAGCCGCCCGCCGGACGGACCGGGTTCGGGCCCGGCGGTGTGGCCGGGGCCGCGCCCGGGGCCAGCGGGGCGACCGGGGTCGGTACCGGGGCCGGGGCCAATGCCGCCGCGGCCGGGGCCCGTGGGCCCGCCGGTGCGCCCGGTTTGGGCGGTGGGCCCATGGGGGCCGGGGGCAAGAAGGAGGAGGACAAGGAGCACAAGCGTGCCGACTACCTCCAGGAGACCGAGGACGTGTGGGGTGACGGGTCGCGGGTGGCGCCACCGGTGATCGGCGAATGA
- the purL gene encoding phosphoribosylformylglycinamidine synthase subunit PurL, whose protein sequence is MTTTEHKTDTVELAKATPDLAQPYRELGLKDDEYARIREILGRRPTDAELAMYSVMWSEHCSYKSSKVHLSYFGKTTTPEMKQHMLAGIGENAGVVDIGDGWAVTFKAESHNHPSYVEPYQGAATGVGGIVRDILAMGARPLAVMDPLRFGPADAPDTRRVLPGIVAGVGGYGNCLGLPNIGGEVVFDQTYAGNPLVNALCVGAMRVEDLHLAHASGAGNKIMLFGARTGLDGIGGVSVLASDTFSGDESGGKRKKLPSVQVGDPFTEKVLIECCLELFREGIVVGIQDLGGAGLSCATSELASAGDGGMHVNLETVPLRAANMSPAEILSSESQERMCAVVRPEDVDAFLRVCAKWDVIATEIGEVTDGDRLVITWHGETVVDVPPRTVAHEGPVYNRPIERPASQDALIADVPDSLPRPGTAEELRSTLLTMLASPNLCSRKWVTEQYDRYVRGNTVLAQPADSGMIRIDEQTGRGVAISTDCNGRYVQLDPYTGTQLALAEAYRNVAATGATPYAVTNCLNFGSPEDPGVMWQFSEAVRGLADGCKQLGIPVTGGNVSFYNQTGTVAILPTPVVGVLGVIDDVSRRTPTGLGVEDGETLLLLGDTRDEFGGSEWANHVHGHLGGKPPAVDLERERVLAEVLVAGSRDGMLSAAHDLSEGGLIQAVVEAAIVGETGCRVVLPEGADPFTWLFSESAGRALVAVPRSEELRFTEMCKARELPVTRIGVVDSASKAVEVQGQFSVGLAELRTAWEGTLHALFD, encoded by the coding sequence TGATGTGGAGCGAGCACTGCTCCTACAAGTCCTCCAAGGTGCACCTGTCCTACTTCGGCAAGACCACCACGCCGGAGATGAAGCAGCACATGCTCGCCGGTATCGGTGAGAACGCCGGTGTGGTCGACATCGGCGACGGCTGGGCGGTCACGTTCAAGGCGGAGAGCCACAACCACCCGTCCTACGTGGAGCCCTACCAGGGCGCGGCCACCGGCGTCGGCGGCATCGTCCGCGACATCCTCGCCATGGGCGCCCGCCCGCTGGCCGTGATGGACCCGCTGCGCTTCGGCCCGGCCGACGCGCCGGACACCCGCCGCGTGCTGCCGGGCATCGTCGCGGGCGTGGGTGGCTACGGCAACTGCCTCGGCCTGCCCAACATCGGCGGCGAGGTCGTCTTCGACCAGACCTACGCGGGCAACCCGCTGGTCAACGCGCTGTGCGTGGGTGCGATGCGGGTCGAGGACCTGCACCTGGCGCACGCCTCCGGCGCGGGCAACAAGATCATGCTCTTCGGTGCGCGCACCGGCCTGGACGGCATCGGCGGGGTGTCCGTGCTGGCCTCGGACACCTTCTCCGGTGACGAGTCCGGCGGCAAGCGCAAGAAGCTGCCGAGCGTGCAGGTGGGCGACCCGTTCACCGAGAAGGTGCTCATCGAGTGCTGCCTGGAGCTGTTCCGCGAGGGCATCGTGGTCGGCATCCAGGACCTCGGCGGCGCGGGCCTGTCCTGCGCCACCTCGGAGCTGGCCAGCGCCGGCGACGGCGGCATGCACGTCAACCTGGAGACCGTCCCCCTGCGCGCGGCGAACATGTCGCCCGCCGAGATCCTCTCCAGCGAGTCGCAGGAGCGCATGTGCGCGGTCGTGCGGCCCGAGGACGTGGACGCGTTCCTGCGCGTGTGCGCGAAGTGGGACGTCATCGCCACCGAGATCGGCGAGGTCACCGACGGCGACCGCCTGGTCATCACCTGGCACGGCGAGACCGTGGTGGACGTGCCGCCGCGCACCGTCGCGCACGAGGGCCCGGTGTACAACCGGCCGATCGAGCGGCCCGCCAGCCAGGACGCGCTGATCGCGGACGTGCCGGACTCGCTGCCGCGACCGGGCACCGCTGAAGAGCTGCGTTCGACCCTGCTGACCATGCTGGCCTCGCCGAACCTGTGCAGCCGCAAGTGGGTCACCGAGCAGTACGACCGGTACGTGCGCGGCAACACCGTGCTGGCCCAGCCCGCCGACTCCGGCATGATCCGGATCGACGAGCAGACCGGCCGCGGTGTGGCCATCTCCACCGACTGCAACGGCCGGTACGTGCAGCTCGACCCGTACACCGGCACGCAGCTGGCGCTGGCCGAGGCCTACCGGAACGTGGCCGCCACCGGCGCCACCCCGTACGCGGTCACCAACTGCCTGAACTTCGGCTCGCCGGAGGACCCGGGCGTGATGTGGCAGTTCAGCGAGGCCGTGCGCGGCCTGGCCGACGGCTGCAAGCAGCTGGGCATCCCGGTCACCGGCGGCAACGTCTCCTTCTACAACCAGACCGGCACGGTGGCGATCCTGCCCACCCCGGTGGTCGGTGTGCTCGGCGTCATCGACGACGTGTCCCGCCGCACCCCCACCGGCCTTGGTGTGGAGGACGGGGAGACGCTGCTGCTGCTCGGCGACACCCGGGACGAGTTCGGCGGCTCGGAGTGGGCCAACCACGTGCACGGCCACCTGGGCGGCAAGCCCCCGGCCGTGGACCTGGAGCGCGAGCGCGTGCTGGCCGAGGTGCTGGTCGCGGGCTCCCGCGACGGCATGCTGTCCGCCGCGCACGACCTGTCCGAGGGCGGTCTGATCCAGGCCGTCGTCGAGGCCGCAATCGTCGGCGAGACCGGCTGCCGCGTGGTCCTGCCCGAGGGCGCGGACCCGTTCACCTGGCTGTTCTCCGAGTCCGCGGGCCGGGCGCTGGTCGCCGTGCCGCGCAGCGAGGAGCTGCGGTTCACCGAGATGTGCAAGGCGCGCGAGCTGCCCGTCACGCGCATCGGCGTCGTCGACTCCGCGTCGAAGGCGGTCGAGGTGCAGGGCCAGTTCAGCGTCGGCCTGGCCGAGCTGCGCACCGCCTGGGAGGGCACGCTGCACGCGCTGTTCGACTGA
- a CDS encoding ESX secretion-associated protein EspG, translated as MTGVLTSLSAVELDFAWEALRLERAPYPLRVRSHGHTMEERDVLRVRVFEGLRQRRLARERGERWELDPQLEDQLSLLARHHIAVELIQYTDVPVMAVAVARGERAVLAVQAEDESLHLQEVRDTGLAEAVVSVLPHGQAGRQAPVSIPLAGLQRAIGPQKLDPFGDSVDQLVAAGMNRSQAYTLEYLSKHRHQGGQFGVSVAERYTTHMERDATVVSWFDSEDGRYLLVSERGSISVSPADNGRIAHRVQELVASVRSR; from the coding sequence ATGACCGGCGTGCTGACCTCGCTCAGCGCCGTCGAGCTCGACTTCGCGTGGGAGGCGCTGCGCCTGGAGCGCGCGCCCTACCCCCTGCGCGTGCGCAGCCACGGCCACACCATGGAGGAGCGCGATGTGCTGCGCGTCCGGGTGTTCGAGGGCCTGCGGCAGCGCCGCCTGGCCCGCGAGCGCGGGGAGCGCTGGGAGCTGGACCCGCAGCTGGAGGACCAGCTCTCGCTGCTGGCCCGGCACCACATCGCGGTTGAGCTGATCCAGTACACCGACGTGCCGGTGATGGCCGTCGCGGTCGCACGCGGGGAACGGGCCGTGCTCGCCGTGCAGGCCGAGGACGAGTCGCTGCACCTCCAGGAGGTGCGCGACACCGGGCTGGCCGAGGCCGTCGTCAGCGTGCTGCCGCACGGGCAGGCCGGGCGGCAGGCCCCGGTGTCCATCCCGCTGGCCGGGCTCCAGCGCGCCATCGGGCCGCAGAAGCTCGACCCCTTCGGCGACAGCGTCGACCAGCTCGTCGCGGCGGGCATGAACCGCTCCCAGGCCTACACGCTGGAGTACCTCTCCAAGCACCGCCACCAGGGCGGGCAGTTCGGGGTCAGCGTGGCCGAGCGGTACACCACGCACATGGAGCGCGACGCCACCGTGGTGTCCTGGTTCGACAGCGAGGACGGCCGCTACCTGCTGGTCAGCGAACGCGGCTCGATCTCGGTCAGCCCGGCGGACAACGGGCGCATCGCGCACCGCGTGCAGGAACTCGTCGCCTCCGTGCGCAGTCGTTAG
- a CDS encoding LysR family transcriptional regulator, with protein sequence MRDLRYFVAVAEELSFSRAADRLHVSQPALSKQIRLLERSLRSALLRRDRRTVALTAAGSALLPRAQRLLADWGEALGEVGRASAGERMVLSVGVHTNLAPGLFERVSQRFGELLPGWRIGVHRSDWDDPSAGVRDGTVDVALVWLPVADQDRYAYRVLLAEPRWVALPADHHLAERPEVPFTDLLGEPFVALPEAAGPQRDFWLALDARRDRPVPVAATAANLAQVFAAVAAGHGVALVSGSSSESSTDEDVVFRPVPGIRPARLAALWRLGEQRGAVNTFVRACREATE encoded by the coding sequence ATGCGGGACCTCCGATATTTCGTGGCGGTGGCCGAGGAGCTGAGCTTCAGCAGGGCCGCCGACCGCCTCCACGTGTCCCAGCCCGCGCTGAGCAAGCAGATCCGGCTGCTCGAACGCAGCCTGCGCTCGGCGTTGCTGCGCAGGGACCGGCGGACCGTCGCGCTCACCGCGGCCGGTTCCGCGCTGCTGCCCCGTGCGCAGCGGCTCCTGGCCGACTGGGGCGAGGCCCTGGGTGAGGTCGGGCGCGCCTCGGCTGGGGAGCGCATGGTGCTCTCCGTCGGCGTGCACACCAACCTCGCGCCCGGGCTGTTCGAGCGCGTCTCGCAGCGGTTCGGCGAACTGTTGCCGGGCTGGCGGATCGGGGTGCACCGCAGCGACTGGGACGACCCGTCGGCCGGGGTGCGCGACGGCACGGTGGACGTGGCGCTGGTGTGGCTGCCGGTGGCCGACCAGGACCGCTACGCCTACCGCGTGCTGCTGGCCGAACCGCGCTGGGTGGCACTGCCCGCCGACCACCACCTGGCCGAGCGGCCCGAGGTGCCGTTCACCGACCTGCTGGGCGAGCCGTTCGTGGCGCTGCCGGAGGCGGCCGGTCCGCAGCGGGACTTCTGGCTGGCGCTGGACGCGCGCCGGGACCGCCCGGTACCGGTGGCGGCCACGGCGGCGAACCTGGCGCAGGTGTTCGCGGCGGTCGCCGCCGGGCACGGCGTGGCCTTGGTGTCGGGCAGCTCCAGCGAGTCGAGCACCGACGAGGACGTGGTGTTCCGCCCGGTGCCCGGCATCCGGCCCGCCCGGCTGGCCGCGCTGTGGCGGCTGGGCGAGCAGCGGGGCGCGGTGAACACGTTCGTCCGCGCCTGCCGCGAGGCCACGGAATGA
- a CDS encoding SAM-dependent methyltransferase, which produces MERPNWVPGEVDLAVPSAARVYDYYLGGSHNFAVDRAQARQAIEQWPMLPAIMRANRGFLRRAVRYCLDQGIRQFLDIGSGVPTVGNVHEVAQGIDPGARVVYVDIDPVAVAHSRAILTGNTRTAVIQADMRKPDEVLGDPALTGLLDLSQPTAVLFVALLHFVADADQPAALVRQYLDAVPSGSHVVISHGSSEATPDKASAHEDLYERTGTRIWMRSHQRVLTYFGDCELVDPGLVYLTQWRPETGDGDEWNNPELMAGYAGVGRKA; this is translated from the coding sequence GTGGAACGGCCGAACTGGGTACCGGGCGAAGTCGACCTGGCAGTGCCGAGCGCGGCCCGGGTCTATGACTACTACCTGGGTGGCTCGCACAACTTCGCCGTCGACCGCGCGCAGGCGCGGCAGGCCATCGAGCAGTGGCCGATGCTGCCCGCGATCATGCGCGCCAACCGCGGCTTCCTGCGCCGGGCGGTGCGGTACTGCCTGGACCAGGGCATCCGGCAGTTCCTGGACATCGGCTCGGGCGTGCCGACCGTGGGCAACGTGCACGAGGTCGCACAGGGCATCGACCCGGGCGCCCGCGTGGTCTACGTCGACATCGACCCGGTCGCGGTCGCGCACAGCCGGGCCATCCTCACCGGCAACACCCGCACCGCGGTCATCCAGGCGGACATGCGCAAACCGGACGAGGTGCTGGGCGACCCGGCGCTGACCGGGCTGCTGGACCTGTCCCAGCCCACCGCCGTGCTGTTCGTGGCGCTGCTGCACTTCGTGGCCGACGCCGACCAGCCCGCCGCGCTGGTGCGGCAGTACCTGGACGCGGTGCCCTCCGGCAGCCACGTGGTGATCTCCCACGGCAGCAGCGAGGCGACCCCGGACAAGGCCTCCGCGCACGAGGACCTGTACGAGCGCACCGGCACGCGGATCTGGATGCGCTCGCACCAGCGCGTGCTCACCTACTTCGGCGACTGCGAGCTGGTCGACCCCGGGCTGGTCTACCTCACGCAGTGGCGGCCGGAGACCGGGGACGGGGACGAGTGGAACAACCCGGAGCTGATGGCCGGGTACGCGGGAGTCGGTCGCAAGGCGTAG
- a CDS encoding DUF3558 family protein, which translates to MNQRKITLGGVLLAALVVAGCNGGPVAGTPTAPTSSAGAASSDGPGASVAALDSCALLTNTEAASLGLPPGTASQIGSQKTCNYEAIGQRPPITGAVTINPRVGIDSLQAPGNTDEAGIKKTTVDGRRVQYFPGKTGIICTSNIEVNKREHVTVQATLDKANTSEPVCAVVEKMINLILPKMPKK; encoded by the coding sequence GTGAACCAGCGCAAGATCACTCTCGGCGGCGTCCTGCTGGCCGCACTCGTCGTCGCGGGCTGCAACGGCGGACCCGTCGCGGGAACACCCACCGCCCCCACCAGCAGTGCCGGGGCGGCATCGAGTGACGGGCCCGGCGCTTCAGTGGCAGCGCTCGACTCGTGTGCCCTGCTCACCAACACCGAAGCGGCCTCCCTTGGTCTCCCCCCGGGTACGGCCAGCCAGATCGGCAGCCAGAAGACCTGCAACTACGAGGCCATCGGCCAGCGGCCCCCGATCACAGGTGCAGTGACGATCAACCCGCGGGTAGGCATCGACAGCTTGCAGGCACCGGGCAACACGGACGAGGCCGGGATCAAGAAGACGACCGTGGACGGCAGGCGGGTCCAGTACTTCCCCGGCAAGACCGGCATCATCTGCACCTCGAACATCGAGGTCAACAAGCGTGAGCACGTCACTGTCCAGGCAACGCTGGACAAGGCGAACACGTCGGAGCCGGTCTGTGCCGTCGTCGAGAAGATGATCAATCTGATCCTGCCGAAGATGCCGAAGAAGTAG
- a CDS encoding pentapeptide repeat-containing protein, which translates to MAARSPLVDNGWWLLGPGIGGTAAALGVLAWGMWRRRQGLVLTGTVLLAMSALALVGGALLLADPKAGLVEALKTGGLASASVVALYALWLNDRRRQVEERRQRLDTDRAEHDRERVGDERFAKAVELLGHDADQVRVGALHALAGIARSRPEYTQTVLDVLCAYLRRPFVHDLVEDTRRIKYTQEGEVRRSAQQLLRDLLPKVGKDAPRYNLDLMGATLNRLDLSGRELGGLRIQDATLHRMTHLEGAVFHGNVYFTRAEFRGPVNWRGTVFHRRCGLGSVTWTERPDPAEATFRQGDQPCG; encoded by the coding sequence ATGGCGGCACGATCTCCGCTCGTGGACAACGGGTGGTGGCTGCTCGGCCCCGGTATCGGCGGGACCGCGGCAGCACTGGGGGTGCTGGCCTGGGGCATGTGGCGACGGCGGCAGGGGCTGGTGCTGACCGGCACCGTGCTGCTCGCGATGAGCGCGTTGGCGCTGGTCGGCGGGGCTCTGCTGCTGGCCGACCCGAAGGCCGGGCTGGTAGAGGCGCTCAAGACCGGCGGCCTGGCCTCGGCCTCGGTGGTCGCGCTGTACGCGCTGTGGCTCAACGACCGGCGCAGGCAGGTCGAGGAGCGGCGCCAGCGCCTGGACACCGACCGCGCCGAGCACGACCGCGAGCGGGTCGGCGACGAGCGGTTCGCCAAGGCGGTGGAGCTGCTCGGGCACGACGCCGACCAGGTGCGGGTGGGCGCGCTGCACGCGCTCGCGGGCATCGCGCGCAGCCGCCCGGAGTACACGCAGACCGTGCTGGACGTGCTGTGCGCCTACCTGCGCAGGCCGTTCGTGCACGACCTCGTCGAGGACACCCGCCGCATCAAGTACACGCAGGAGGGCGAGGTCCGCCGCAGTGCGCAGCAGCTCCTCCGCGACCTCCTCCCCAAGGTGGGCAAGGACGCTCCCCGCTACAACCTGGACCTGATGGGCGCGACCCTCAACCGGCTGGACCTCTCCGGCCGGGAGCTGGGCGGGCTGCGCATCCAGGACGCCACCCTGCACCGGATGACGCACCTGGAGGGCGCGGTCTTCCACGGCAACGTCTACTTCACCCGCGCCGAGTTCAGAGGCCCCGTGAACTGGCGCGGAACGGTGTTCCACCGCCGCTGCGGCCTCGGCTCGGTCACCTGGACCGAGCGCCCGGACCCGGCGGAGGCGACGTTCCGCCAAGGCGACCAGCCCTGTGGCTGA
- a CDS encoding putative bifunctional diguanylate cyclase/phosphodiesterase, translating into MTDGADRSHQACARFARSWVRAIAGTSYVSLGLAETEQLLLSHTERLVKALFAEPFRATPAREIGFQLVQAHFTGIETLSRTVALLGDEFLGELQVEPDERLQARIAALQGALAAGYAQALRERTLDEQEAIRQAVLDARDAAEHARRASEARFRAVFTEAAIGIGILDTDGRILDANASLQHMLDYSLEELCQRRSQDVLYPQDRFDLRELCTSVLTGARDHVRLDSRLTRRDGQEIWTHITVSLIRDEQGSPRYVVAMVEDVTDRHLLQTRLRHQALHDPLTGLSNRALFLDELAAAFARKHPDDRIGLCYLDLDGFKVINDSLGHDIGDQLLVAVAKRLDACVSGPGRLVARMGGDEFVILLDRTEGTDEVVQVAEQVLDALVEPIKVAGHELSISASIGIVERPTSVACPADLMRDADITLYWAKADGKSRWALFDSERNAKEVARFTLSATMPAALERGEFYVDYQPLVRLTDTAVVGVEALVRWQHPEFGRLGPDRFIELAEETGLIVSLGRWVLEQACRQARSWIDEFGSAAPFVSVNLAVRQLRDAGLVGDVARILADTGLPPGKLQLELTESAIMGNAAEPLDALCALSDMGVRIAIDDFGTGYSNLAYLRHLPVHELKIAGSFVEGLRAAAAGDEVDQQIVATLVSLAHALGLTVTAEGVETTTQAERLRAIGCDSGQGWLFAKPGPPASIDGLL; encoded by the coding sequence GTGACCGACGGCGCCGACCGATCCCACCAGGCGTGCGCGCGGTTCGCCCGCAGCTGGGTCCGCGCGATCGCGGGCACGAGCTATGTCTCGCTCGGGCTGGCCGAGACCGAGCAGCTCCTCCTCTCGCACACCGAACGCCTGGTCAAGGCGTTGTTCGCCGAGCCCTTCCGCGCCACCCCGGCCCGTGAGATCGGGTTCCAGCTGGTGCAGGCGCACTTCACCGGCATCGAGACGCTCAGCCGTACCGTCGCCCTCCTGGGTGATGAGTTCCTGGGCGAGCTCCAGGTCGAGCCGGACGAGCGGCTCCAGGCCCGCATCGCCGCGCTGCAGGGCGCGCTGGCCGCCGGGTACGCCCAGGCGCTGCGCGAGCGCACGCTCGACGAGCAGGAGGCCATCCGGCAGGCCGTGCTGGACGCCCGCGACGCCGCCGAGCACGCCCGGCGCGCGAGCGAGGCCCGGTTCCGCGCGGTGTTCACCGAGGCCGCGATCGGCATCGGCATCCTCGACACCGACGGCCGCATCCTGGACGCGAACGCCTCGCTGCAGCACATGCTCGACTACAGCCTCGAGGAGCTGTGCCAGCGGCGCAGCCAGGACGTGCTGTACCCGCAGGACCGCTTCGACCTGCGCGAGCTGTGCACCTCGGTGCTCACCGGCGCGCGCGACCACGTGCGGCTGGACTCGCGGCTCACCCGCCGGGACGGCCAGGAGATCTGGACGCACATCACCGTCTCGCTGATCCGCGACGAGCAGGGCTCGCCCCGGTACGTGGTGGCCATGGTCGAGGACGTCACCGACCGCCACCTGCTCCAGACCCGGCTGCGCCACCAGGCGCTGCACGACCCGCTCACCGGGCTGTCCAACCGCGCGCTGTTCCTGGACGAGCTGGCCGCGGCGTTCGCGCGCAAGCACCCGGACGACCGCATCGGCCTGTGCTACCTGGACCTCGACGGGTTCAAGGTGATCAACGACAGCCTGGGCCACGACATCGGCGACCAGCTGCTGGTCGCGGTGGCCAAGCGCCTGGACGCGTGCGTGTCCGGCCCGGGCCGCCTGGTCGCGCGCATGGGCGGCGACGAGTTCGTCATCCTGCTCGACCGCACCGAGGGCACCGACGAGGTGGTCCAGGTCGCCGAGCAGGTGCTGGACGCCCTGGTCGAGCCGATCAAGGTGGCCGGTCACGAGCTGTCCATCTCGGCCAGCATCGGCATCGTGGAGCGCCCGACCAGCGTGGCCTGCCCGGCCGACCTGATGCGGGACGCGGACATCACGCTGTACTGGGCGAAGGCCGACGGCAAGAGCCGCTGGGCGCTGTTCGACTCCGAGCGCAACGCCAAGGAGGTCGCGCGGTTCACGCTGTCCGCGACCATGCCCGCGGCGCTGGAGCGGGGCGAGTTCTACGTCGACTACCAGCCGCTGGTGCGCCTGACCGACACCGCGGTGGTCGGTGTGGAGGCCCTGGTCCGCTGGCAGCACCCGGAGTTCGGCCGCCTGGGCCCGGACCGCTTCATCGAACTGGCCGAGGAGACCGGCCTGATCGTCTCCCTGGGCCGCTGGGTCCTGGAGCAGGCCTGCCGACAGGCGCGGTCGTGGATCGACGAGTTCGGCAGCGCGGCCCCGTTCGTCAGCGTGAACCTGGCCGTCCGCCAGCTCCGGGACGCGGGCCTGGTCGGCGACGTGGCCAGGATCCTGGCGGACACCGGCCTGCCGCCGGGCAAGCTCCAGCTGGAGCTCACCGAGAGCGCCATCATGGGCAACGCCGCGGAGCCACTGGACGCCCTGTGCGCGCTGTCCGACATGGGCGTGCGCATCGCGATCGACGACTTCGGCACGGGCTACTCGAACCTGGCCTACCTCCGCCACCTGCCGGTCCACGAGCTCAAGATCGCGGGCAGCTTCGTCGAAGGCCTCCGGGCCGCCGCCGCGGGCGACGAGGTCGACCAGCAGATCGTCGCCACCCTGGTCAGCCTGGCCCACGCCCTGGGCCTCACGGTCACCGCCGAGGGCGTCGAGACCACCACCCAGGCCGAACGCCTGAGGGCCATTGGCTGCGACTCCGGCCAGGGCTGGCTTTTCGCCAAACCAGGCCCGCCGGCCAGCATCGACGGCCTCTTGTAG